From the genome of Medicago truncatula cultivar Jemalong A17 chromosome 2, MtrunA17r5.0-ANR, whole genome shotgun sequence:
TGGTCTATAAACACTTTTTAACGAAGTTGGCTGAAAAGAGGGATGACAGTGTAAATATTATATGACTTCAAGGatcaatttgtaacaaaaaaaataacttaaaggaccaattgGTAACACAAAAATCTTACAGAACTAATATGTAATAAACatataacttaaaggaccatgAGAGATATTTGGCCTATTTGTTATTTGATAAATCCAACTATGTTAGTTGATAATAGttaattagttagttagtttGTGACTTGTAGTGCAAGTTACAACACTTAGCCTATAAATAATTAGTTTTGTAATCAATTGAATACCTCTATTCAATcttaattcaaaatattataattcattaatttaaaCTCTCTTCATTCTCATCACAGAACGTTATCATTTCTACCGAAAAATTCTGAAcactctcttttctctctcatgATTGAGTGTAAGCATCAAGTTTGCACCAACaacattcataaatcaaatattatatctACCAAGAAATTTTAGCCTATACCCCGACACATGTACTTTCTCCCCTACAAATCtttgaaaatccaaattttATCCTCTTTGCTATTTAACcttttacattttaattttttttcacccTCACTTTCAACCAGAAAACATCAAACCTCAATCAAAGATTTTAGTAAACAATTGAGAGAACAAACACAATCATATGGAGAAACGATTAACAATAACATTTTGGTTGATGcctgcaaaataaaaatcaaatcgaaCGTTTTGGGCAAAAAAGAGTTCCAGTAATGCGTATTGTTTGTTGTGCGTTTCCCAAAAAAAGTGAAAGAgtgattgaattttattttatgtaaaggGTATAATTCGAACTTTATGTTAAAGGTTGGGGTCAAGATATAAATGTAGGGGTGTGGGGTATAACTTCCTCTATCTACATGGATAAGATTCTTAGTGGGCTGGATAAAAGAAATTCTTAGTGGGCCAGGCTTTTTGAAATCCAAGAAGTAGCTTATATTGGAACGAGAACAAGGTTTACTCCTCGTCTCCTCCTGCTTTCgaccaaaaagaaaacaatactCTTCCTGGCTTTACTTTCCTTTGGTTCTAAATAAATCGTCATTTTCTTTGTGTGATGTTTTGGCTATCTTCCTTTTTAGCCTAAGCACAAGAAAACATGTCTTCctttttttagttttacaatgttaatttacaactaataacTCAAAATTGTTTACTTAAAAAATGATCAATTGAACATAGTTTGACACAAATGGTAAAAGCTTGAATCTCaactatttatttggttttttgaCAAGGTTTAAACTATAGATAATACATATGAAAAAAACATATGTTGTAATAGATCAATCGATTAAATAAATCTCAATTATTTCGAGAAATTAATTTACATACTCTGCGCAAAGGATACTTTGGTATTCCCCCACAAAAATGATCAACCATAAAGGTAGGGCACGTGAGTAAGAAAGGTGAGGTTTATACTCCAAACGAAAAGAAAGAATCTCTTCATGATGATGCACGATATGTTATTTATAATATAGTTGTATCACTCACTCTTCTAGATGGCCGTTTGATTATTATAAAGTacccaagaaaaatcaaatgcaagaaacataaaataaagagacAATCAAACAAAGGAAAAACTAAACTAATAATTGATTGGAAGAATGCCCAAGAAATGACAAAAAGAGAGTAGACTTTAATAAGTGGCCTTATCCTTACAgatattttcatataaactaaTCACTTATTAAACCTTAAGGTTGCTTTCAAATGACATgtactttaaattaaataattagtcATAAGCTTCCATAAGATGCGGTACTCAACCGGACGTTCCCCTAATAAACAAATGATTATGCAGTGATAATTGCTCCACCAATAAGTCTCCACAAAGCTCCTAGTTTTTTAGGGCATTCTCTCTCTAATCTTTATaatcttcttcaattcactttgttatttattttgagCATACCTCTTTCTATGCTTAATTAGGTAGCCACtttataaatatcatatcacCGACACCTTTTAAGAGTGATTAAGGGTCAAGATTAACTATAGCTAGAAATTGACAGTGGATTTACAAGCTTATGTGACTGTGAGAGTGAATAAAACATTGTTGATTCAATTCCCTCTAACATGGAAAGATCATCACTCTCTTCTTCTGCTAAAAGGTAAATATCATTTTCCATCaatattaatagttagcttttgAGCTATAGAAATTCCTTTTAAGCAAAATTTGAGTGTACTACATGCATCATTATGAATTATCAACATCTCAACTATTGATCTGtagaaaataattttccatGTTAATTAATGTATAATAGGCGAGGTATAAAGAAAAGAGTAGTAGAGATTCCAATGAAGAATGTTGAAGGGACTAATACTCCACCGTCTGATTCATGGGCTTGGAGAAAGTATGGTCAGAAACCCATCAAAGGTTCCCCTTATCCAAGGTATATTATTTCTCATTCTCAATCTCATCCCCTTTACATTCATTCATGTCAcaataaaattagaatttagagacataaaaataattttttgcaaaattaaaaGCTTTTCAATTTTGCATAAAAGCTAAATTATTGAAACATTGTACTTTCATTTCAAAGCGAAATTGCATTCAATTAAATTTGCATGTTGCAGTTGAAACTGCGTGTAGTTGTTTTGACTGCATAACTGCACGTACTTTTGACTGTATGCAATTATGTTgaaatgttatttattatatttatggcGAAATTTTGGAACAGAGGATACTATAGATGTAGCAGTTCAAAGAATTGTCCAGCAagaaaacaagttgaaagaaacCACATGGACCCCACCGTACTCCTTGTAACATACACCTCCGATCACAACCACGCCGTGCCACCACCGAGAAACTACCGCAACACAAGCAACAACACCGCATCAAACAAAGACTCCGAATCAGAACAAGAACCAGATGAAACGTTCACGAATATTGAAGAAAATTCAATGATTGCCACCGGTGATGAGTTAGGAGGATGGTTTGGAGATGTGGAGGCGATCGGATCACCGGCAGTGTTGGAGTGTCCGATATTCTCGGAGAAGGAAGTGTCGATGTTGGGAGAAGAAGAGATGTCGTTGTTTGCAGATCTTGGTGAGTTGCCGGAGTGTTCGGCGGTGTTTTGGAGAGGTAGGAGGAGTGGTGCCGGCGCCGGCGCCAGTGGTGATGTTAGTGTGGGACCACTAGTTGAAGCTAATTGCTCGTTGTGACACGtgtctttgtattttttatttattttttaattttccgGGTTTGTTGGGTTTAGTttggaagaaaacaaaaatgaaatacaacaaGTGGATATATGCAGTTGGGAGATTCTGTCCCCACGTGCTTGTAATTATTATCAACTACATGATTATGAAATCATTATCATATTAAGTTCTTAATTTGATGCTTTATTCATAGCTGGCATAGTTATCCTTTCTTTTACAGATAAGATTTTTCCAAAATGAAACACTTCCTAAATTGTAACTACATAGTCGTGATATTTTTACAACCATATCTAACAActtttgatgacaacttttatttatttaatttctattggtccaaaataatagagagagaaagaggaagagataaattaagaatataatgtgagtatgagagagaaagttgttaaaaagtAAATGTACAtctatcatttctcttttgtgAATACTCTTAACATGGTCCGTTCCTTAAAGAATATGACATAGCACCATACAATTTTGATCGCATATTAAAGGGAACTTGTTCAAGAATCATTTGCatatgaatgaatttgaaattgtgttaaatatatttttggtccctataaatctaccaattttttgttttagtttctctacattttttttttcaatttttagtccctataaaattttcaattattccttttgatccctatttttaagtaaattttttcattttttaatgaaattttgtagaAATGTATAATATGTTTGGTGgtaacaaaaacatataaaaattcatatttaattcatgtcttagtaaaaaattataatttttttttagagagatctttataatattataaatttttcttcaaaattttattcaaaaatatgaattatacatatgagtttacttgaaaaagggaccaaaagtgaagatggaaaatttttgaggactaaaagttgaaggaaaattttacaaggattaaaacgaaaagttgatatatttatagggaccaaaaacatatttaaccctttgaaattaaagttgagattttctctatttttcaaaagaaatggaGGTTTTAGTTTTAGAATATAAATGATTCTTTAACAAGTTCACATTAATATGTAATCAACATGTAATTTGACTAAGTATCATAGCTAAAATATGTTCTTTCAATTTAGTTTCTAATATTGGTCATTCAAAAAAATGCAACCTCAATTTTTTGGTAACGGCCAAATTTAACGTCAGGAACTAAGTGACTAATGAATTTTTTAGTTTGggattgttttgtattttttcttaaatcaGAGACCATTACGATAGTAATGTGCAGagtcaaaaattaaaatgattatttatcCTAATTTTTATACTCTCTGAACTCAAAATGAACACTTAGCGGAAGAAAAAAGATAGTAGAGAAAACACATCAagaatttttaagttaaaaattatCTTAATAAGAAAATTAGAATTACAATAGCTTTATTGATACAAGAGGATATCTTTCAACTTCATCCAAATCATTTGGTATATAGTATTTTTCAATTGGCACcaccaataaaatatttttcactaCCACTTTTGGATTGCTTCTCCTAGATGAGAAAATGAATCTCTACAAAGATCCTCATATTTATATGAAAAGAATGTGATTTAGAACATTAAGGTTCTATTTGGGAGTTTAGGAGGGAAGGGAAGgactttgaaaattttgaaaaagaaaaataatatgagGGAAGGGAAGAGAGGACTTTTGAATAGTTTATTTGTTTCATAATCTAAAACCCTCCCCTTGATAAGGGagctaaaaaattgtattagatgatgattttttaggcttaaataaattttttaaatttaatttatgttgttataaaattctaaaaatttaaaatatattaatcataaacattcatttattattctgtacaaaaacaattttaaaaaataaaatgtgaaagACTTGTCTAAAACAGTGTTTTAAAACCCGTATCGACCCGGCCGGTTGGACCGGTCGGCCTGCGAACCGAAGGGTGCAATGGTTCGGGCAGAGGCTATAGGACCGGAAGTGTAACCCGCTGTGACCCAACCGGATCAGTGGGCGGACCAGCGAACCAGTTTAGTCCACCCGACCcgttttccctttttttttttttttttttttttattacagagGCACGACATATATAAAGACAAAAACCTAGCAACACGTACTCCCAACCCAAATGCCATTTTCAACTGTCGTTCTCCTCTTCCATCTCAatcgatgaagatgatgaatatggaTATCAAGACTATGACAATTTGACTCCATGGGCATAAATAGTTTATTGATTAGTGAATTGTTATAACTTATTTGAGTTTCTGTTTTTTGTTGATTATGTAACTTACTTGGGTTTGTaagtttattatattttgatttccaACAATGTTTAGAACATACTATGTTTTAAAGATGGAATCTGAATTAGAACTtatttgtaagtttttttatgCAGTACTATTGTTTAATATATGAGttaatttgaatttggattggAATTAGCTTGTACTATGTTGCAGTTAAGAAATTAACTTGCTAACTTGCAGTTgtgaagataatttttttaatgtacgaactttaaatagaaaaaaaaatgacacgatctttttttatcaaaatttcattcataatGTAAATTTtggtcataaatatttttttatatagaccGGGTCAATAATCATGCGGTTTGACCAATGACCCATTGGTTCGACCACTGACCCAGTAACCCAGTACCTTGACTGGGTCGATCACCGGTTCAGGTTTAAAACATTGgtctaaaatattaaaaaaaaaattgttacataaTTTAccattattaaaattatttcaaatcaaTAAATGTATCCAGCAAATGTCAAATATGTCATTAGTAACCCATATGTCAAATGTCAAATAATGTGTACACAATCTCTGGATCTTTGCTATAGTGAATGAGTAAATACAGTAAAGACTAAAGAGTGCtttctttctgcaaaatttAAAACCTGTGAGGCtgtgacataaaaaaaatcctaatacAAACATCAATGGTGGAAATCAAAAGATAATTGCATTGCAGATTTGCTAGATTTAGAGACATTTGGGCTGTGGACTGCGGATAAACAACTTCACAGGTGAAATTCCACATAAACTTGTCTCACTGGGATGCTTCAAATACTTGATATGTCCTTCAAAGAAGAGAGCAAATGACCTGAATTTTTTAGCAGTCAAAATGCTTCTGCAGCTCGGAATTGCGGAATACATCCTGATAGGAATATTTGTATATCTTAAAGCTTCTATGACGGGAATGAGCTTCCTTACGGCGACACATTCTACACCGAAATACTCTCATCATTAGATCAAAGATCATgataatcatcacattaaccAGAGCTGCTATTCATTAGAGCTCTAATCCAATCTCTATTCCTTTCCTTTGGTAAAAGATTCAGCCCCACCTACAAAATCCATTACTCAGTAACTGCAGAATAAATTCAACAGCCCttccaaaaatttaattaataaatgaagTTTCCCTTACAAGATAGAAGGGAAGCTTCATTTATCTAGAAACCATTACTATAAAAGGATCACAAGATAGAACTCATTGTGATCCTTTGAATAAAAATTTTTTCCAAATATTTTGAGTAATGCAAACATAAAAAATCCTATTGTGATATCTAGAAGCTGACCATTGAAAATCCAATCCAAGTTAACCTTCCATAATCTAAGGAGTAAGGACTAAAGCTGTTCAGGAAAAGATagggagaaagaaaagaaaccatCAAATTAAATTCAACTTAGTATTTGACACATCTAACAAACAACAAAGAACAATGCATCTTCACAATTGTGGCATGAAAATATATTCTTTAGAAGGCTAGTGGTAAAATTACTGATAACTTGTCATCAACTAAGAATATTTTATCACTACTTTAGATTTTAACCTTGCTAagaatatacaaaaataatgaCACTTGCTTGAATCCCAATTGGTATGTTAACAAATTATACTCAACCAGACCAAAATAGAATCATTAATCCAAGACAAAACATGAAAGAAGAAATTATCAGATATAACATCAGGTATATAACTTTCTATTGAAACTATTACAAATTTGAAAGCTGCAGCATAATGTAAATTTATCCCAAAGTCAATTGTACAGAAAATTCTTCATATCTTCAAGCACTTAACCTATCAATTTCTACAAACACAACACTATATCTATCATTTAAGTAAGAGCTTTTTCCAATTCTATATATCAGTCAACAactaatgcaatgttgtggtaGAATTTCCCTTCTAGTGACATCTATTTAACAAAGCAAAAGTTGTATATCGTCCTATATGCCAGTGCCTCTTTTTTTCCCATTCCCATTCCCTTCTAGTGACATATTTAAGACAACGAAGAtaacaaacaaaagataaaattagtCACTGCTATATCCATAAATTAAATTCGTGGAGGAAAAATTCACTAGATGAAGCAATAAGTTAATCAAATCAAAACTggtaaaatacaaaaattcgTTACTCCAGTATCCAGAAATTAGTCACGAATTAGTAGTTGAACAAAAATGAGTTCTGCAGATCTTGATATAGAAATACATAAACTCCAAACTACCATCAGACCTAAGTGGATATATTTGCAGCTAGATGTTGAAGAATATATTACACTCACATTATATAGTGTCATATATCCAACCCAACAGCTACCTCTTTCTCTTCCTTCCCTTCAAGAATCTCACATGGCTTTTCAAGCCAACTAGAACCAGGCCACTTATTGACATTTCTCTCCTTCATCACCTTCCTCACATTCCCAGCCTCTTCCCAATCACCTTCTGCGGCATAAATATTCGATAGTGTAACAAAGCTACCGGATCCATTTAACTGCATTCTCATTATTTCCTCAGCCATCTTTTTAGCCAGATCTTTTCTTCCATGGATTTTGCACCCGTTTAGAAAAGCTCCAGCAATTGACTCTGTGACTTGTATTGGCATGGCCTTTATAAACTCATACGCTTCTACTATCTTTCCTGACCGACATAAGAGATCAACAATACAAGCATAATGCTCCTTACATATCTCAACCCCATAACATTCTTTCATTAATGTGAAGATCTCTAAACCTTTTTCCACTGAACCACTATGGCTGCATGCTGAAAGAATACATGCAAAAGTAACTTCATTTGGCTGCAATCCTTCTTCCTTCATTTTTGTAAACAGCTCCAAGGCGGAATCAACCATGCCACACTTCCCGAAGCAATCAATCATTGCATTCCATGAAGCAACGTTCTTACATTGAATCTTGTCGAATACATTTCGAGCATCCTTTAAACTCCCACACTTGGAATACATGTCAATAAGAGCACTGGCAATGAAAACATTCGCATCAAATCCCTTCCGGCATATAAATCCATGAACTTCTCTTCCCCATTTAACAGAACCTACTGATCCACATGCAGGAAGCAGTGCTGCAATAGTTACTTGATTAGGACAAATCCCCGAAACTAGCATCTCCCGAAACACCGTAAATGTTTCCCTAAACTGATGATTTTGTGCAAATCCAGAAATCAATGCATTCCATGCAACCACATCAGGAATAAACCCCTCTTTTTGCATTCTCTCCATAAAACCAAAAGCTTTCTTGCTATCTCCCAAACGAGCATATGTAGCAATGATAGCATTCCACGTAAAATCATTCGGCTCATATCCTTCCATCTTCATCCTCTCAAACAACACCAACGCTTCTTCAATCCTCCCCGTATTACAAAACCCACAAATCATCGATGTCCACGACGCAACATCTCTCTCAGACATTCCATCAAACACCCTACAAGCATAATCAACACTTCCACATTTCCCGTACATATCAATCAAACCATTCCCAATCAAAACATCATTCATCAAACCCATTTCACAAATCATCCCATGAACCTGTTTCCCTTTCTTCATATCCATTAAACCAACACATGTCTTAATCACAATCCCAAATGTAAACTTATTACCAATAAGACCAATATCGCGCATTAATCGAAAATAAAACAATGCATTATCAAAGTAACCATTATATACCATACCTAAAATCATCCAATTAAATGCAAAAACATTTGGTTTGTGAATGTTATGAAACAAAAGGGTTGCTGATTTTAGGTCTGTGCAACTAGAATACATTCCAACAAGTTTGGAACTTAAGGATAAGATGTTTGTGTTTGTTCCAGTTGTGAGTAACATTGCATGGATTTGTTTGCCTGGTTTTAAGGCTTTTGATTTTAAGCATTTTTGTAGGTATAATGCAAAGTCATTAGGGGTCCATTTTAATTGAgatgaaaatgttgaaattttcATGTTGTTATTGTAGAAGGAAACAAGTTGTGTTTGTTGTTAAGAGGTTGTTTCAATCTTTTGTTACATTCATGAATCCTTTaccatgtttatcttttttaagtTTGTA
Proteins encoded in this window:
- the LOC25486010 gene encoding probable WRKY transcription factor 65, with translation MERSSLSSSAKRRGIKKRVVEIPMKNVEGTNTPPSDSWAWRKYGQKPIKGSPYPRGYYRCSSSKNCPARKQVERNHMDPTVLLVTYTSDHNHAVPPPRNYRNTSNNTASNKDSESEQEPDETFTNIEENSMIATGDELGGWFGDVEAIGSPAVLECPIFSEKEVSMLGEEEMSLFADLGELPECSAVFWRGRRSGAGAGASGDVSVGPLVEANCSL
- the LOC25486011 gene encoding pentatricopeptide repeat-containing protein At5g59600, producing the protein MKISTFSSQLKWTPNDFALYLQKCLKSKALKPGKQIHAMLLTTGTNTNILSLSSKLVGMYSSCTDLKSATLLFHNIHKPNVFAFNWMILGMVYNGYFDNALFYFRLMRDIGLIGNKFTFGIVIKTCVGLMDMKKGKQVHGMICEMGLMNDVLIGNGLIDMYGKCGSVDYACRVFDGMSERDVASWTSMICGFCNTGRIEEALVLFERMKMEGYEPNDFTWNAIIATYARLGDSKKAFGFMERMQKEGFIPDVVAWNALISGFAQNHQFRETFTVFREMLVSGICPNQVTIAALLPACGSVGSVKWGREVHGFICRKGFDANVFIASALIDMYSKCGSLKDARNVFDKIQCKNVASWNAMIDCFGKCGMVDSALELFTKMKEEGLQPNEVTFACILSACSHSGSVEKGLEIFTLMKECYGVEICKEHYACIVDLLCRSGKIVEAYEFIKAMPIQVTESIAGAFLNGCKIHGRKDLAKKMAEEIMRMQLNGSGSFVTLSNIYAAEGDWEEAGNVRKVMKERNVNKWPGSSWLEKPCEILEGKEEKEVAVGLDI